CCAGGCCGGTTGAGGGCACCTGGGTAATCCTGGCTGTGGCGCTGAGAATGTTGGTGGCGGTGGTGTAGGTCCAGTTACGCAACGTGCCATTGGCGAAGGTTTCGCGCATTTCGCTACGCGGGAACTCAGAGTTGGGCGTGGTCGTGCCGTTGACCGGCGCCCAGAAGCTGATCGTGCCGTCTTTCGATTGGAAGTAGTGATCCTGATAACCGCCAGCCAGCGCGGGTGTCTCAATAGTGGTCGCAGGCACGCCGACAG
This DNA window, taken from Pseudomonas sp. SG20056, encodes the following:
- a CDS encoding polysaccharide lyase family 7 protein, which encodes MIDLTTWNLTIPVGVPATTIETPALAGGYQDHYFQSKDGTISFWAPVNGTTTPNSEFPRSEMRETFANGTLRNWTYTTATNILSATARITQVPSTGLVAFSQIHTKQSSAPP